From one Catenuloplanes nepalensis genomic stretch:
- the argH gene encoding argininosuccinate lyase, with product MTSSTSNRTSLWGGRFSGGPAEALARLSVSVQFDWRLAPYDLAGSRAHARVLAHAGLLDAEELGKMLAALDDLEAACAAGTFRPTIEDEDVHTALERGLLERLGTLGGKLRAGRSRNDQVATDLRLYLRDHARGVALRLVELADALVEQAERHIETPAPGMTHVQHAQPVTFGHWLLAHVQPLLRDLSRLQDWDARAAVSPLGSGALAGSSLPLDPVQVAKELGFATAAPNSMDAVADRDFVAEFLFVTAMIGVHLSRLGEEVVMWTSQEFGWVELDDAFATGSSIMPQKKNADIAELARGKSGRLIGGLVTVLTMLKGLPLTYDRDMQEDKEPAFDAVDQLQLVLPALAGMISTMTVRADRLAAAAPVGYTLATEVADWLVRKNVPFREAHEITGKLVALCVARDCALDEVPDEDLVTISSHLDPDVRSVLTVKSALAARKTYGSTGPGPVADQLAAAADKLVTWRTWAEETVVPR from the coding sequence GTGACCTCCTCTACCAGTAACCGGACCAGCCTCTGGGGCGGCCGCTTCTCCGGCGGGCCCGCGGAGGCGCTCGCCCGTCTCTCCGTCAGCGTGCAGTTCGACTGGCGCCTCGCGCCGTACGACCTGGCCGGCTCCCGCGCCCACGCCCGGGTGCTCGCGCACGCGGGCCTGCTCGACGCGGAGGAGCTCGGCAAGATGCTCGCCGCGCTCGACGACCTGGAGGCCGCCTGCGCCGCCGGCACGTTCCGGCCCACGATCGAGGACGAGGACGTGCACACCGCGCTCGAACGCGGCCTGCTCGAACGCCTCGGCACGCTCGGCGGCAAGCTGCGCGCCGGCCGGTCCCGCAACGACCAGGTCGCCACCGACCTGCGCCTCTACCTGCGCGACCACGCCCGCGGTGTGGCACTGCGCCTGGTCGAGCTGGCCGACGCGCTGGTCGAGCAGGCCGAGCGGCACATCGAGACGCCCGCGCCCGGCATGACGCACGTGCAGCACGCGCAGCCGGTCACGTTCGGGCACTGGCTGCTCGCGCACGTCCAGCCGCTGCTGCGCGACCTGTCCCGCCTCCAGGACTGGGACGCGCGCGCCGCGGTCAGCCCGCTCGGCTCCGGCGCGCTCGCCGGCTCGTCGCTGCCGCTCGACCCGGTGCAGGTCGCGAAGGAGCTCGGCTTCGCCACCGCGGCGCCGAACTCGATGGACGCGGTCGCGGACCGCGACTTCGTGGCCGAGTTCCTGTTCGTCACCGCGATGATCGGCGTGCACCTCTCCCGCCTCGGCGAGGAGGTCGTCATGTGGACGTCGCAGGAGTTCGGCTGGGTCGAGCTGGACGACGCGTTCGCCACCGGCTCGTCGATCATGCCGCAGAAGAAGAACGCGGACATCGCGGAACTCGCCCGCGGCAAGTCCGGCCGGCTGATCGGCGGCCTGGTCACGGTGCTGACCATGCTCAAGGGCCTGCCGCTGACGTACGACCGGGACATGCAGGAGGACAAGGAGCCCGCGTTCGACGCGGTCGACCAGCTCCAGCTGGTGCTGCCCGCGCTGGCCGGCATGATCTCCACGATGACCGTGCGCGCGGACCGGCTCGCCGCCGCCGCGCCGGTCGGCTACACGCTGGCCACCGAGGTCGCGGACTGGCTGGTCCGCAAGAACGTGCCGTTCCGCGAGGCGCACGAGATCACCGGGAAGCTGGTCGCGCTCTGCGTGGCCCGCGACTGCGCGCTCGACGAGGTCCCGGACGAGGACCTGGTCACCATCTCCTCGCATCTGGACCCGGACGTGCGCTCGGTGCTGACGGTCAAATCCGCGCTGGCGGCCCGGAAGACCTACGGCTCCACCGGCCCCGGACCGGTCGCCGACCAGCTCGCCGCCGCGGCGGACAAGCTGGTCACCTGGCGCACCTGGGCCGAGGAGACCGTCGTCCCCCGCTGA
- a CDS encoding arginine repressor, which produces MTAPTTRTARHARIVELIREKAIRSQTELAELLAGDGVQVTQATLSRDLEELGAVKVRGTAGGPAAYLIPEDGTPVIRQAEQAPARLLRLLRELLTGSDASGNIAVLRTPPGAAQFLASALDRSGLPDVVGTIAGDDTILVVAREPFGGPALAEKLSAWARTGPADSDH; this is translated from the coding sequence ATGACCGCACCCACCACCCGCACCGCGCGGCACGCCCGGATCGTGGAGCTGATCCGCGAGAAGGCGATCCGGTCGCAGACCGAGCTGGCCGAACTGCTCGCCGGCGACGGCGTGCAGGTCACCCAGGCCACGCTCTCCCGTGACCTGGAGGAACTGGGCGCGGTGAAGGTGCGTGGGACCGCGGGCGGCCCGGCCGCCTACCTCATCCCCGAGGACGGCACGCCGGTCATCCGGCAGGCCGAGCAGGCACCCGCGCGGCTGCTCCGGCTGCTGCGCGAGCTGCTCACCGGCTCCGACGCCAGCGGCAACATAGCGGTGCTGCGCACCCCGCCCGGCGCCGCGCAGTTCCTGGCCAGCGCGCTCGACCGGTCCGGCCTGCCGGACGTGGTCGGCACGATCGCGGGCGACGACACCATCCTGGTCGTCGCCCGGGAACCGTTCGGCGGGCCCGCGCTCGCCGAGAAACTCTCCGCCTGGGCCCGCACCGGGCCCGCCGACTCCGATCATTGA
- the recQ gene encoding DNA helicase RecQ, whose product MTGAGPAEVLRRIFGYDSFRGSQQDIIETVVGGGDALVLMPTGGGKSLCYQIPALVRPGTGVIVSPLIALMQNQVDALRALGVRADFLNSTLTLDQRRLVEQEFVAGRLDMLYLAPEALGTAGVQQLLDRGKISLFAIDEAHCVSQWGHDFRPDYLQLSMLHERWPDVPRIALTATATTATHSEIATRLKLTEARHFVASFDRPNIQYRIVPKDGPQKQLLELLRTEHRGDAGIVYCLSRASVEKTAEFLSREGIPALPYHAGLDAGVRARNQSRFLREEGLVMVATIAFGMGIDKPDVRFVAHLDLPKSVEGYYQETGRAGRDGQPSTAWLAYGLNDVVQQRRMIDSSEGDLAHKRSMTAHLDAMLALCETVECRRVQLLNYFGEESTPCGNCDTCLTPPESWDGTVPAQKLLSTILRLHRERGRKYGAGRSIDVLLGRETDETRRGRHHELSTWGIGADLSEAQWRSVVRQLLAQGLLAVEGDYSVLVLTDGSREVLGRQRTVMLRTEPKRKSSKASRSSGSSGSSVKAPPADLSPGDAALFEKLRAWRGTEAKAQGMPAYIVFNDATLRQIAAVKPGSMEELSGVSGVGEAKLARYGEAILEVLAEG is encoded by the coding sequence CTGACCGGGGCCGGCCCGGCTGAGGTGCTGCGCCGCATCTTCGGTTACGACTCGTTCCGCGGCAGCCAGCAGGACATCATCGAGACCGTGGTCGGCGGCGGCGACGCGCTGGTGCTGATGCCGACCGGCGGCGGCAAGTCGCTGTGTTACCAGATTCCCGCGCTGGTCCGGCCCGGCACCGGCGTGATCGTCTCGCCGCTGATCGCGCTGATGCAGAACCAGGTGGACGCGTTGCGCGCGCTCGGGGTGCGCGCCGACTTCCTCAACTCCACGCTCACGCTCGATCAGCGGCGCCTGGTCGAGCAGGAGTTCGTCGCCGGCCGGCTCGACATGCTCTACCTCGCGCCCGAGGCGCTCGGCACGGCCGGCGTGCAGCAACTGCTCGACCGCGGCAAGATCTCGCTGTTCGCGATCGACGAGGCACACTGCGTGTCGCAGTGGGGTCACGACTTCCGCCCCGACTACCTGCAGCTGTCGATGCTGCACGAGCGCTGGCCGGACGTGCCGCGCATCGCGCTCACCGCGACCGCGACCACGGCCACGCACTCCGAGATCGCCACCCGGCTGAAGCTGACCGAGGCCAGGCACTTCGTCGCCAGCTTCGACCGGCCCAACATCCAGTACCGGATCGTGCCGAAGGACGGGCCGCAGAAGCAGCTGCTGGAGCTGCTGCGCACCGAGCACAGGGGCGACGCCGGCATCGTCTACTGCCTGTCCCGCGCCTCGGTGGAGAAGACGGCCGAGTTCCTGAGCCGCGAGGGCATCCCGGCATTGCCCTACCACGCGGGCCTCGACGCGGGTGTCCGGGCGCGCAACCAGTCCCGGTTCCTGCGCGAGGAAGGGCTGGTCATGGTGGCCACGATCGCGTTCGGCATGGGCATCGACAAGCCGGACGTGCGGTTCGTCGCCCACCTCGACCTGCCGAAGTCCGTCGAGGGTTACTACCAGGAGACCGGCCGCGCCGGGCGTGACGGGCAGCCGTCCACGGCCTGGCTGGCCTATGGGCTGAACGACGTGGTCCAGCAGCGCCGCATGATCGACAGCTCCGAGGGCGACCTCGCGCACAAGCGGTCGATGACCGCGCACCTGGACGCGATGCTCGCGCTCTGCGAGACCGTCGAGTGCCGCCGCGTGCAGTTGCTCAACTACTTCGGCGAGGAGTCGACGCCGTGCGGCAACTGCGACACCTGCCTCACGCCGCCGGAGTCGTGGGACGGCACGGTCCCGGCGCAGAAGCTGCTCTCCACCATCCTGCGCCTGCACCGCGAGCGCGGCCGGAAGTACGGCGCCGGCCGGTCGATCGACGTCCTGCTCGGCCGGGAGACGGACGAGACGCGGCGCGGCCGGCACCACGAGCTGTCCACCTGGGGCATCGGCGCCGACCTGTCCGAGGCGCAGTGGCGCAGCGTGGTGCGGCAGCTGCTGGCGCAAGGGCTGCTCGCGGTCGAGGGCGACTACAGCGTGCTGGTGCTGACGGACGGCAGCCGCGAGGTGCTGGGCCGGCAGCGGACGGTCATGCTGCGCACCGAGCCGAAGCGCAAGTCGTCGAAGGCATCCAGGTCGTCCGGCTCGTCCGGCTCGTCGGTCAAAGCGCCGCCGGCCGATCTGTCGCCGGGTGACGCCGCGCTGTTCGAGAAGCTGCGGGCGTGGCGCGGGACCGAGGCCAAGGCGCAGGGCATGCCGGCCTACATCGTGTTCAACGACGCGACGCTGCGGCAGATCGCGGCCGTCAAGCCGGGGTCGATGGAGGAGCTGTCCGGGGTCAGCGGCGTGGGCGAGGCCAAGCTGGCCCGTTACGGCGAGGCGATCCTGGAGGTGTTGGCGGAGGGCTGA
- a CDS encoding phosphodiester glycosidase family protein, translated as MQRRGRHALAVLTGLVLAAGPAVPAQAFHGSPRADLPRGPLPLGAPGLTETRTERTLAPGVVMTTITRGRADPARAFWTIGINLPIGTARGGLGTLADAQAIRARILAHPTVSAELAARGWEPRVEAVDYAPKLRGYAGGLIGYTLRIGRYTDKPAATDPVLAALGAAGFSAFTLNTGQDGRPDSTGPWVMRVLTVDPKRFRGTVSSSVGDAVTGQQNTSAIAAAAGALYAVNGGYFVVNAADGAPGTPAGLSVLNGAPVTAATAGRAALVIRDGGRRTEIENLTSRYALRFGNGRAHLVDALNRVPGVIRNCGGVGGDLPTERPVHDFTCTDPDEIVVFTDRYGIATPAGPGAEALIDRSGRVVEVRDRTGATVPAGHRIVQAIGTDATWLRANAKAGAKLNLDTTVVDARGRTVCFGPRDFVVNGGPQLVSDGRVAVDPVADGLTHEDPALGLPDSAQGAAWGYNWFIRDNPRTGAGIDRQGRLMLIQVDGRQANLSQGLPIKQFADVFKALGAVEAINLDGGGSSATVVNGALVNSPSDQNAAGQQVERATGDAILLTAR; from the coding sequence ATGCAGCGTCGTGGTCGTCACGCGCTCGCCGTCCTCACCGGTCTCGTCCTCGCGGCCGGCCCGGCCGTACCCGCGCAGGCCTTTCATGGTTCTCCGCGCGCCGATCTGCCGCGCGGGCCGCTGCCGCTCGGCGCGCCCGGGCTGACCGAGACCCGCACCGAGCGGACGCTCGCGCCCGGCGTGGTCATGACCACCATCACCCGGGGCAGGGCCGACCCGGCCCGGGCCTTCTGGACGATCGGGATCAACCTGCCGATCGGTACGGCCCGCGGTGGGCTCGGCACCCTCGCCGACGCGCAGGCGATCCGCGCGCGGATCCTCGCTCATCCCACGGTCTCGGCCGAGCTGGCCGCGCGGGGCTGGGAGCCGCGCGTCGAGGCGGTCGACTACGCACCCAAGCTCCGGGGGTACGCCGGCGGCCTGATCGGCTACACGCTGCGCATCGGCCGGTACACGGACAAGCCCGCCGCCACCGACCCGGTGCTCGCGGCGCTCGGCGCGGCCGGGTTCTCCGCGTTCACGCTCAACACCGGCCAGGACGGGCGCCCGGACAGCACCGGCCCGTGGGTGATGCGCGTGCTGACCGTCGACCCGAAGCGGTTCCGCGGCACCGTCTCCTCGTCCGTCGGCGACGCGGTCACCGGCCAGCAGAACACCAGCGCGATCGCGGCCGCGGCCGGCGCGCTCTACGCGGTCAACGGCGGATACTTCGTGGTCAACGCCGCGGACGGCGCCCCCGGCACCCCGGCCGGCCTCAGCGTGCTCAACGGCGCGCCGGTCACCGCCGCCACCGCGGGCCGCGCCGCGCTGGTGATCCGCGACGGCGGCCGGCGCACCGAGATCGAGAACCTGACCAGCCGGTACGCGCTGCGCTTCGGCAACGGCCGCGCGCACCTGGTCGACGCGCTCAACCGGGTCCCCGGCGTCATCCGCAACTGCGGCGGCGTCGGCGGCGACCTGCCCACCGAGCGGCCGGTCCACGACTTCACCTGCACCGACCCGGACGAGATCGTCGTCTTCACCGACCGGTACGGCATCGCCACCCCGGCCGGCCCCGGCGCGGAGGCGCTGATCGACCGTTCCGGCCGGGTGGTCGAGGTTCGCGACCGGACCGGCGCGACCGTCCCGGCCGGGCACCGGATCGTGCAGGCGATCGGCACGGACGCGACCTGGCTGCGGGCGAACGCGAAGGCCGGTGCGAAGCTGAACCTGGACACCACGGTCGTCGACGCGCGCGGCCGGACCGTCTGCTTCGGCCCGCGTGACTTCGTGGTCAACGGCGGCCCGCAGCTGGTCAGTGACGGCCGGGTCGCGGTCGACCCGGTCGCGGACGGTCTCACGCACGAGGACCCGGCGCTCGGCCTGCCCGACTCGGCGCAGGGCGCTGCCTGGGGCTACAACTGGTTCATCCGCGACAACCCACGCACCGGTGCCGGCATCGACCGGCAGGGCCGGCTGATGCTGATCCAGGTCGACGGCCGCCAGGCGAACCTCAGCCAGGGCTTGCCGATCAAGCAGTTCGCGGACGTGTTCAAGGCGCTCGGCGCGGTCGAGGCGATCAACCTCGACGGCGGCGGCTCGTCCGCGACCGTGGTGAACGGCGCGCTGGTCAACTCGCCCTCCGACCAGAACGCCGCCGGTCAGCAGGTCGAGCGCGCCACCGGCGACGCCATCCTGCTCACCGCTCGCTGA
- a CDS encoding GNAT family N-acetyltransferase, whose protein sequence is MRLELTPWAEEDLGLLRRINVPEMKGHLGGPEPEEKIVDRHRRYVHMSVTGTGVMFRVALLPEREPVGSIGYWDREWGGITVWETGWSVLNEFQGRGIASAAAREVVVRAAADGRRRWLHAFPKIDNLASNAVCRNAGFTMVGETDFEFPVGTPIRCNEWKLDLRSL, encoded by the coding sequence ATGAGGCTGGAGCTGACCCCGTGGGCCGAAGAGGATCTCGGTCTGCTGCGCCGGATCAACGTGCCGGAGATGAAGGGTCACCTCGGCGGGCCGGAGCCGGAGGAGAAGATCGTCGACCGGCACCGGCGGTACGTGCACATGAGCGTCACCGGCACCGGCGTGATGTTCCGGGTGGCGCTGCTGCCGGAGCGTGAGCCGGTCGGCAGCATCGGCTACTGGGACCGGGAGTGGGGCGGCATCACGGTCTGGGAGACCGGCTGGAGCGTGCTCAACGAGTTCCAGGGCCGCGGCATCGCGTCCGCGGCGGCCCGTGAGGTGGTCGTGCGCGCGGCCGCGGACGGCCGGCGCCGGTGGCTGCACGCGTTCCCGAAGATCGACAACCTGGCGTCGAACGCGGTGTGCCGGAACGCCGGTTTCACGATGGTGGGCGAGACCGACTTCGAGTTCCCGGTGGGGACGCCGATCCGCTGCAACGAGTGGAAGCTGGACCTGCGGAGCCTTTAG
- a CDS encoding acetylornithine transaminase, with amino-acid sequence MSLIDRWQTSMMENYATPGIALASGEGAVVVDEAGKEYVDLLGGIAVNALGHAHPAVVAAVTKQISTLGHVSNFYVAEPTIKLAELLLTLAGRPGRVFFGNSGAEANEAAFKMSRLTGRTHVVASEGGFHGRTMGALALTGQPAKAAPFQPLPGQVTHVPYGDVSSLKEAVTDETAMVILEPIQGEGGVLVPPAGYLTAAREITLAKGALLALDEVQTGVGRTGHWFAHQAEGVEPDIVTLAKGLGGGLPIGAVLAFGRAATLFQPGMHASTFGGNPVSCAAALAVIQTIANEGLLDHVKRVGERLRRGVEALGHPLIKEVRGAGLLLGIVLNAPASGALTGVLKDAGFLVNAVAPHVVRLAPPLILTAEQADSFLAALPNALNTVTS; translated from the coding sequence ATGAGTCTGATCGACCGGTGGCAGACGTCCATGATGGAGAACTACGCCACGCCCGGCATCGCGCTGGCCAGCGGCGAGGGCGCGGTGGTCGTCGACGAGGCCGGTAAGGAGTACGTCGACCTGCTCGGCGGCATCGCGGTCAACGCGCTCGGTCACGCCCACCCGGCCGTGGTTGCGGCGGTCACCAAGCAGATCTCCACGCTCGGGCACGTCTCCAACTTCTACGTCGCCGAGCCGACGATCAAGCTGGCGGAGCTGCTGCTGACGCTGGCCGGGCGGCCGGGCCGGGTGTTCTTCGGCAACTCCGGCGCGGAGGCCAACGAGGCAGCGTTCAAGATGTCGCGCCTCACCGGCCGTACCCACGTGGTTGCTTCTGAAGGTGGTTTTCACGGCCGGACCATGGGCGCACTCGCGCTGACCGGCCAGCCCGCCAAGGCCGCGCCGTTCCAGCCGCTGCCGGGCCAGGTCACGCACGTCCCCTACGGCGACGTCTCCTCTCTCAAGGAAGCGGTCACGGACGAGACCGCGATGGTCATCCTGGAGCCGATCCAGGGCGAGGGCGGCGTGCTGGTGCCGCCGGCCGGCTACCTGACCGCGGCCCGCGAGATCACCCTGGCCAAGGGCGCGCTGCTCGCGCTGGACGAGGTGCAGACCGGGGTCGGCCGGACCGGGCACTGGTTCGCGCACCAGGCCGAGGGCGTCGAGCCGGACATCGTGACGCTGGCCAAGGGCCTCGGCGGCGGCCTGCCGATCGGCGCGGTCCTGGCCTTCGGGCGGGCGGCCACGCTGTTCCAGCCGGGCATGCACGCCAGCACGTTCGGCGGCAACCCGGTCAGCTGCGCGGCCGCGCTCGCGGTCATTCAGACGATCGCGAACGAGGGCCTGCTCGACCACGTCAAGCGTGTGGGGGAGCGGCTCCGGCGCGGCGTCGAGGCGCTCGGCCACCCGCTGATCAAGGAGGTGCGCGGCGCCGGGCTGCTGCTCGGCATCGTGTTGAACGCGCCCGCCTCCGGCGCACTGACCGGCGTGCTGAAGGACGCCGGGTTCCTGGTCAACGCGGTCGCGCCGCACGTCGTACGGCTGGCGCCGCCCTTGATCCTCACGGCCGAGCAGGCCGACTCGTTCCTCGCCGCGCTGCCCAACGCCCTGAACACGGTGACCTCATGA
- a CDS encoding DNA-3-methyladenine glycosylase, with protein MTYPWLTAPASEVATTTAGLLGWEITAGGVRIRLTELEAYSGLGEDPASHAHRGPTGRNEVMFGPPGHLYAYFIYGAHWCLNVVLGEPGRAAAALLRAGQVIDGLDTARARRPAARNDADLARGPAKLVTALGLSGTANGTSAVDGTGPALLTPPSRPPAAADIASGPRVGVASAHDVPWRFWLRDDPTVSPYRRHTPRTRR; from the coding sequence GTGACGTACCCGTGGCTGACCGCACCCGCATCCGAGGTCGCGACCACCACCGCCGGCCTGCTCGGCTGGGAGATCACCGCAGGCGGCGTCCGGATCCGGCTCACCGAACTCGAGGCCTACAGCGGCCTCGGCGAGGACCCGGCCTCCCACGCCCACCGCGGCCCCACCGGACGCAACGAGGTCATGTTCGGCCCGCCCGGCCACCTCTACGCCTACTTCATCTACGGCGCACACTGGTGCCTCAACGTCGTCCTCGGCGAACCCGGACGTGCCGCCGCCGCGCTGCTGCGCGCCGGCCAGGTCATCGACGGCCTCGACACCGCCCGCGCCCGCCGCCCCGCCGCCCGCAACGACGCCGACCTGGCCCGCGGCCCCGCCAAACTCGTCACCGCCCTCGGCCTCTCCGGCACCGCCAACGGCACCTCCGCCGTCGACGGCACCGGCCCCGCGCTCCTCACACCCCCGTCCCGGCCACCGGCCGCGGCCGACATCGCCTCCGGCCCGCGCGTCGGCGTCGCCTCCGCCCACGACGTCCCCTGGCGCTTCTGGCTCCGCGACGACCCCACGGTCAGCCCGTACCGCCGCCACACCCCTCGTACCCGCCGCTGA
- the argF gene encoding ornithine carbamoyltransferase produces MTRHFLRDDDLTPAEQSAVLDLAQLMKADRYGHKPFAGPKSIAVLFDKQSLRTRLSFDVGIAELGGNPIIVDTQATHFGRGETLADAAQVLSRYVSAIVMRTYGDDRIAEIASVATVPVVNALTDGFHPCQLLADLLTIRERCGATHGRTLAYVGDAANNMSHSYLLAGATAGMHVRVAGPSGFDPDPAIVARAAEIAAWTGGSVSVLRDPFEAVDAADVIATDTWTSMGQEGDGQDRLTPFRPYQVNKELIATAKPDAIVLHCLPAHRGDEITDDVMDGPQSAVLDEAENRVHAQKALLAWLAGYSA; encoded by the coding sequence ATGACCCGGCACTTCCTCCGCGACGACGACCTCACCCCGGCCGAGCAGTCCGCGGTGCTCGACCTGGCCCAGCTGATGAAGGCCGACCGGTACGGGCACAAGCCGTTCGCCGGCCCGAAGTCGATCGCGGTCCTGTTCGACAAGCAGAGCCTGCGCACCCGGCTGTCGTTCGACGTCGGCATCGCCGAACTCGGCGGCAACCCGATCATCGTGGACACGCAGGCCACCCACTTCGGCCGCGGCGAGACGCTGGCGGACGCGGCGCAGGTGCTGTCCCGCTACGTCTCCGCGATAGTCATGCGCACCTACGGCGACGACCGGATCGCCGAGATCGCGTCCGTCGCCACCGTGCCGGTCGTCAACGCGCTCACCGACGGTTTCCACCCCTGCCAGCTGCTCGCCGACCTGCTCACCATCCGGGAGCGGTGCGGGGCCACGCACGGTCGCACGCTCGCCTACGTCGGCGACGCGGCCAACAACATGAGCCACTCCTACCTGCTGGCCGGCGCGACCGCGGGCATGCACGTGCGCGTCGCCGGCCCGTCCGGCTTCGACCCGGACCCGGCGATCGTGGCGCGTGCCGCCGAGATCGCGGCGTGGACCGGCGGCTCCGTCAGCGTGCTCCGCGACCCGTTCGAGGCGGTCGACGCGGCCGACGTGATCGCCACCGACACGTGGACGTCGATGGGCCAGGAGGGCGACGGCCAGGACCGGCTCACCCCGTTCCGGCCGTACCAGGTGAACAAGGAGCTGATCGCGACCGCGAAACCGGACGCGATCGTGCTGCACTGCCTGCCCGCGCACCGCGGCGACGAGATCACCGACGACGTGATGGACGGCCCGCAGAGCGCGGTCCTCGACGAGGCCGAGAACCGGGTGCACGCACAGAAGGCGCTGCTCGCCTGGCTGGCAGGGTACTCGGCATGA
- a CDS encoding ROK family transcriptional regulator has protein sequence MSITSRGSGPHVLRRLNASAVLTALRTGGPQRVADLMDRTGLTRPTVTQALTLLEKAGWISQSGVETTPRKGRPAQLVSFRASAGCLLGVDVGPHKAIVMITDLVGAGLAEVRVPTAAAGDGRALITLIADAVRHALDQAGRTQDEVYAVCIGSPGIADPENRTFRLAPSIPGWAELPLDVELGRMFRCPVLVENDVNLSVLAERWQGVATEAGTVMFVHWGSRIGAGIMVGGRLHRGVGGAAGEIGFIDLDETPPVVGGMGPFERVVGADAISRLGGDRFPDSGAVLRAAADGDPDALAAVDEVAARFARGLAPALLVLDPELVVIGGGVSRGGPPLLAALDRHLRPRTLVPPRLALSALGDRAGALGAIRACLDNLEATLADGL, from the coding sequence GTGAGCATCACGTCAAGGGGAAGCGGACCGCACGTCCTGCGCCGGCTGAACGCGAGCGCCGTATTGACGGCGCTGCGTACCGGCGGGCCGCAGCGCGTCGCCGACCTGATGGACCGGACCGGCCTCACCCGGCCCACCGTCACCCAGGCGCTCACGCTGCTGGAGAAGGCGGGCTGGATCTCACAGTCCGGCGTGGAGACCACGCCGCGCAAGGGCCGCCCGGCACAGCTGGTCTCGTTCCGGGCGAGCGCCGGATGCCTGCTCGGCGTGGACGTCGGCCCGCACAAGGCGATAGTGATGATCACCGACCTGGTCGGGGCCGGACTCGCCGAGGTCCGGGTGCCGACCGCCGCGGCCGGCGACGGGCGCGCGCTGATCACGCTGATCGCGGACGCGGTCCGGCACGCGCTGGACCAGGCCGGACGCACCCAGGACGAGGTCTATGCGGTCTGCATCGGCTCGCCCGGCATCGCCGACCCGGAGAACCGCACGTTCCGGCTCGCGCCGAGCATTCCCGGCTGGGCCGAGCTGCCGCTCGACGTGGAGCTGGGCCGGATGTTCCGCTGCCCGGTGCTGGTGGAGAACGACGTGAACCTGTCCGTGCTCGCCGAGCGCTGGCAGGGCGTCGCCACCGAGGCCGGCACCGTGATGTTCGTGCACTGGGGCTCCCGGATCGGCGCCGGCATCATGGTCGGCGGCCGGCTGCACCGGGGCGTGGGCGGCGCGGCCGGCGAGATCGGCTTCATCGACCTGGACGAGACCCCGCCGGTGGTCGGCGGCATGGGACCGTTCGAACGCGTGGTCGGCGCGGACGCGATCAGCCGGCTCGGTGGCGACCGCTTCCCGGACTCCGGCGCCGTGCTGCGCGCCGCCGCCGACGGCGACCCGGACGCACTCGCCGCCGTGGACGAGGTGGCCGCCCGGTTCGCCCGCGGCCTGGCACCCGCGCTGTTGGTGCTGGACCCGGAGCTGGTGGTGATCGGCGGCGGCGTCTCCCGGGGCGGCCCGCCGCTGCTCGCCGCGCTCGACCGGCACCTGCGGCCCCGCACGCTGGTCCCGCCCCGGCTGGCCCTCTCCGCGCTCGGCGACCGGGCCGGCGCGCTCGGCGCGATCCGCGCCTGCCTGGACAACCTGGAGGCGACGCTGGCCGACGGGCTCTAA
- a CDS encoding SDR family NAD(P)-dependent oxidoreductase yields the protein MHDLARHTAVVAGAAHPIGRAVVAELAVRGAFVIAVDVTSPCEARGRVVGVVAGHRPAEFADRTVAACEVLSAAPDILVNCPLGMPHAASVHLGLTALIGHGGAIVNVAEAPTAPAAAHAAGVALSGLTRLMTERLRDRAVRVNGVLAAGLADEDRPAPVLPPTPVGRPGWADEVARCVAFLASPQASYVAAAVLPVDGGLGLMRPEPARHRHRNPLYQPKPALVR from the coding sequence ATGCACGATCTTGCCCGTCACACCGCCGTCGTCGCCGGTGCCGCCCATCCGATCGGCCGGGCGGTCGTCGCCGAGCTCGCCGTCCGAGGAGCGTTCGTCATCGCCGTGGATGTCACCAGCCCGTGCGAGGCCCGCGGCCGGGTCGTCGGCGTGGTCGCCGGGCACCGGCCGGCCGAGTTCGCCGACCGGACCGTGGCGGCCTGCGAGGTCCTCTCCGCCGCGCCGGACATCCTGGTCAACTGCCCGCTGGGGATGCCGCACGCGGCGAGCGTCCACCTCGGGCTGACCGCGCTGATCGGCCACGGCGGCGCGATCGTGAACGTCGCCGAGGCGCCCACGGCCCCGGCCGCGGCCCACGCCGCGGGGGTCGCGCTCTCCGGTCTTACCCGGCTGATGACCGAGCGCCTGCGTGACCGTGCCGTCCGGGTCAACGGCGTGCTCGCGGCCGGCCTCGCCGACGAGGACCGGCCGGCGCCCGTGCTGCCGCCCACTCCGGTCGGCCGTCCCGGCTGGGCCGACGAGGTCGCACGGTGCGTGGCCTTCCTGGCGTCTCCGCAGGCGTCCTATGTGGCCGCCGCGGTGCTGCCGGTCGACGGCGGGCTCGGGCTGATGCGCCCCGAACCCGCCCGACACCGGCATCGTAACCCGCTCTACCAGCCCAAACCCGCGTTAGTCCGCTAA